One Fuerstiella marisgermanici DNA window includes the following coding sequences:
- a CDS encoding 3-keto-disaccharide hydrolase, with protein MLRSRLLVVSTVVIATGLTITSPNVFGADDESAAKTEDGFTPLFDGKTAEGWNGDMTVFRIEDSSLVGGQLNEKIPHNFFLAHDKTFGDFELRLQFKLIGEQTNAGIQIRSKRIPDHHEMIGYQADLGQKYWGALYDESRRRKILAAPDADELAKVLKKDDWNDYRIRCEGPRIQLWINGLQTVDYTEEDKDIPLTGKVAVQIHSGPPGEAWYRNIRIKPLK; from the coding sequence ATGCTTCGCTCACGCTTGCTAGTCGTTTCGACTGTCGTCATAGCCACCGGCCTGACAATAACTTCGCCGAACGTCTTTGGTGCCGACGACGAATCGGCTGCGAAAACGGAAGACGGGTTCACTCCTTTATTCGACGGCAAAACGGCCGAGGGGTGGAACGGAGACATGACCGTTTTCCGCATCGAAGATAGTAGTCTTGTGGGTGGGCAGTTGAATGAAAAAATTCCGCACAACTTCTTCCTTGCTCACGACAAGACATTCGGTGACTTCGAATTGCGGCTGCAGTTTAAGCTGATTGGTGAGCAGACGAATGCTGGCATTCAAATTCGCAGCAAACGCATTCCCGACCATCACGAAATGATTGGCTACCAGGCGGATCTCGGTCAGAAGTACTGGGGCGCGTTGTACGACGAATCACGGCGTCGCAAAATTCTGGCGGCACCGGATGCGGACGAATTGGCCAAGGTGTTGAAGAAAGACGACTGGAACGACTATCGCATTCGCTGCGAAGGGCCTCGCATTCAACTTTGGATCAATGGCCTGCAAACGGTTGACTACACGGAAGAAGACAAAGACATTCCGCTGACCGGAAAAGTGGCCGTGCAAATCCACAGCGGTCCGCCAGGCGAAGCGTGGTATCGCAACATTCGCATCAAGCCGCTGAAGTAG
- a CDS encoding DUF2971 domain-containing protein yields the protein MSAPAVIYRYQAPKKRNVENVERSLLWLSHPSKFNDPFDCAGAMFHNRPDDVKADCFYDALLNFDFDQTMEFAQDFVEEEGATSNSAALSSSDIYFRRQLSGAEGVTCFSELPKNLLMWSHYADSHKGFCLEYSTEYSPFRQLLCQVSYEIKMPTVAPSVREFGDLFELKKFLLIKAREWRYEKEWRIASSLSNAPLDYPPEALKRILIGAKATTRTVNALRRSVEGRPVSIVRLKLSDNRFRLEESPD from the coding sequence ATGTCAGCTCCCGCTGTTATCTACCGCTATCAGGCTCCTAAGAAACGGAACGTCGAAAACGTTGAGAGGAGCTTGCTCTGGTTGTCCCACCCCTCGAAATTCAATGATCCATTTGATTGTGCAGGGGCAATGTTCCACAATCGGCCTGATGATGTTAAGGCAGATTGTTTTTACGATGCACTCCTTAACTTTGACTTTGATCAGACGATGGAGTTTGCTCAAGACTTTGTCGAGGAAGAGGGGGCTACATCGAATTCAGCGGCGTTGTCGTCAAGTGATATCTACTTCCGTAGGCAATTGTCTGGTGCTGAAGGAGTGACTTGCTTCTCGGAATTGCCTAAGAATCTTCTAATGTGGAGTCATTACGCAGATAGTCATAAGGGATTCTGCCTTGAGTATTCAACAGAATATTCGCCATTCCGTCAGCTGCTATGCCAAGTCAGCTACGAAATAAAGATGCCTACGGTCGCGCCTAGCGTACGAGAATTCGGAGACCTGTTCGAACTCAAAAAGTTCCTCCTTATCAAAGCTCGCGAGTGGCGATATGAAAAGGAATGGAGAATAGCTTCCAGTCTTTCGAATGCGCCACTTGACTATCCGCCCGAAGCTCTGAAGCGAATTCTCATTGGTGCAAAGGCGACGACCAGGACAGTTAACGCCTTGCGTCGGTCCGTTGAAGGCAGGCCAGTCAGCATTGTGAGGTTGAAGCTTTCCGACAACAGGTTTAGGCTTGAGGAGTCGCCTGACTGA
- a CDS encoding DUF1501 domain-containing protein: protein MTANYACNSPEHVFARRQFLGTMAGGFVAGGLGALTNPLAAAELNRKQMRVLVVFLAGGVSQLESWDPKPKTDTGGPFRAIPTAVPGMHISELLPLTAVHMDKLALVRSINTNNNDHAKGRYQMVHGRNQMPGQEYPHLGAVCAKGLERSDNPLPGYIKVGGGSRGSDAAYLGPKYASVGINGKPPANSARPSNLTEDIDIMRNKFRQRANERFQKKRRTAETDVYTETFEQARQLMEKRDVFDVEKEPASEKEKYGDSQLGRHSLMARRLLENGIPFVQIQHSNYDTHNENFNFHLEQMGEFDRAFSALMGDLSDRGMLETTLVVVMSEFGRTPRINARYGRDHWGKAWSVCLGGAGIQSGAIIGATNANGTEVSDREVDHGHLFHTYLSAVGMDSLGSFDIGGRDTPVADPSHGPISELLV from the coding sequence ATGACAGCCAACTATGCCTGCAACTCGCCTGAACACGTCTTCGCTCGTCGCCAGTTTCTGGGCACGATGGCTGGCGGCTTCGTCGCCGGTGGCCTGGGCGCGCTCACGAATCCGCTGGCTGCAGCGGAACTCAACCGCAAACAAATGCGTGTGCTGGTTGTGTTTTTGGCAGGCGGTGTCAGTCAGCTGGAGTCATGGGATCCGAAACCAAAGACTGACACCGGCGGCCCGTTTCGAGCCATCCCAACGGCCGTGCCGGGCATGCACATTTCTGAGCTGTTGCCGTTGACCGCCGTTCACATGGACAAGCTGGCTTTGGTACGCAGCATCAACACGAATAACAACGATCATGCCAAGGGCCGTTACCAAATGGTGCATGGTCGCAACCAGATGCCGGGGCAGGAATATCCACATCTTGGTGCCGTCTGCGCCAAGGGGCTGGAACGCAGCGATAATCCACTGCCGGGCTACATCAAAGTGGGTGGCGGTTCTCGAGGTTCCGATGCGGCGTATCTGGGCCCGAAGTATGCCAGCGTAGGAATCAACGGCAAACCGCCCGCCAACTCGGCTCGCCCTTCCAATCTGACGGAAGATATCGACATCATGCGGAACAAATTCCGTCAGCGAGCCAACGAACGTTTCCAGAAGAAACGACGCACCGCCGAAACGGACGTGTACACAGAAACGTTCGAACAGGCGCGACAGTTGATGGAAAAACGAGACGTGTTTGACGTCGAAAAAGAACCAGCCTCAGAAAAAGAAAAGTACGGCGATTCTCAGTTGGGCCGCCACAGCCTGATGGCTCGTCGGCTGCTGGAAAACGGCATTCCCTTCGTACAAATTCAACATTCCAACTACGACACACACAACGAAAACTTCAACTTCCACCTGGAACAGATGGGCGAATTCGACCGAGCATTCTCGGCGCTCATGGGGGATCTCAGTGACCGAGGCATGTTGGAAACAACGCTGGTTGTGGTGATGTCAGAATTCGGCCGCACGCCACGCATCAACGCTCGCTATGGTCGCGATCATTGGGGCAAGGCGTGGTCGGTTTGTCTCGGCGGCGCGGGCATTCAGTCAGGAGCGATCATTGGCGCGACGAATGCGAACGGCACGGAAGTGAGCGACCGCGAGGTCGACCATGGCCACCTCTTCCACACCTACCTGTCGGCCGTAGGAATGGACTCGCTCGGTTCGTTCGACATCGGCGGCCGAGACACGCCCGTTGCCGACCCGTCGCACGGCCCGATTAGCGAGCTGCTTGTTTGA
- a CDS encoding DUF1549 domain-containing protein, with translation MYASPTVRLLSCRFAFIAAAVCLTTDHVCAEDPLHQRIDRVFNETAIGPVAGPVSDLTFARRIYLDTTGRIPSIEETRALLADKSPDRRTQLVDRLLNSDDFSRHMATVFDVMLMERRGGKHIKSAEFRAWLQECFEQDKPFNQLAAELIVADTSKGKNPAAAFLLERDVEPNLLTREISRMLFGMDLQCAQCHDHPNVADYKQEDYHGVFAFMSRSSLLQPDKKKPAMISESADGVSPFKSVFTERESFTAPRVPGEVEITEPVMPAGEEYKVRPTKTVAGAPKFSLRQKLAEVIQRGENPYFRRNIANRLWAQVMGRGLVHPVDMHHSSNPPSNPQLMDLLAEEFAAMNFQVKPFLRELLLTEIYQRSHRIDDSTTVQQEALAAAIQKLEQQREAANEESAKLDVQAEEALELLDAAIVKAEPVRAAWAKARAAATAAATKRDAAATARQAKQAALTAKQNVASTLADALTQAQAAAELLKDTESLAGPLATLKSRGDKVTAETVKLQKELDAATKAETAAEAVLAKSNAAEIAEREKLTPLKEIMRQHRAILVKSWTASERAYERVVHAEKESAFVESLQTISETARQLPLTVANAEKAQQQKLAASEAASAAEQQMATVRKTMADAEATVQTTQQHMKQLAAQLSQRQQASQALSESLSNLNAAAAALSDESLNAVAQTIAASSTRTAAIMGQTQAEIDQTNQELANSEKQIEQLKATADTLQQQADAAGEKAADAAKQLDELKQQLAALQAQADESHTVVTEGATNQFHQAPIESLSAEQLAWSILQTTGQIDIHIAVELAKQNKAKPLTAEQQKDPAVVSQRHAEAKAAAFKMLQATVTSFVALFAAEAGQPQDDFFATVDQALYFANGGPVRSWLNPSGNNLTGRLMKLGTPAELAEELYLATLVRKPTTEEIDDIANYLAARGDAKKEAVQELAWGLITSAEFRFQY, from the coding sequence ATGTACGCATCACCCACCGTCCGACTGCTTTCCTGTCGCTTCGCTTTTATCGCAGCGGCAGTTTGTCTCACCACGGATCATGTCTGTGCTGAAGACCCGCTGCATCAGCGCATTGACCGCGTCTTTAACGAAACTGCGATCGGTCCAGTGGCTGGCCCCGTCAGCGATCTTACGTTTGCTCGACGAATCTATCTGGACACCACCGGACGCATTCCTTCCATCGAAGAAACTCGCGCGCTACTGGCAGACAAGTCCCCGGATCGCCGTACTCAACTTGTGGACCGGTTACTGAACAGCGACGACTTTTCGCGACACATGGCCACTGTGTTTGACGTTATGCTGATGGAACGCCGAGGTGGCAAGCACATCAAGTCGGCCGAATTTCGTGCGTGGTTGCAGGAATGTTTTGAACAGGACAAACCGTTCAACCAACTGGCGGCAGAATTAATTGTCGCCGATACGTCGAAGGGCAAAAACCCGGCGGCTGCGTTTCTTCTGGAACGAGACGTCGAACCGAATCTGCTGACTCGAGAAATCAGTCGCATGCTGTTTGGCATGGATCTGCAGTGTGCTCAATGTCACGATCATCCCAACGTCGCAGATTACAAGCAGGAAGACTATCACGGTGTCTTCGCTTTCATGAGTCGTTCGTCGCTGCTGCAACCGGACAAGAAGAAGCCGGCGATGATTTCAGAATCCGCCGATGGTGTATCGCCCTTCAAGTCTGTGTTTACCGAACGCGAATCGTTTACTGCTCCACGAGTACCCGGCGAGGTTGAGATCACCGAACCCGTGATGCCAGCGGGCGAGGAATACAAAGTACGGCCGACCAAGACGGTCGCGGGAGCACCGAAGTTCAGTCTTCGCCAGAAACTCGCTGAAGTGATTCAGCGCGGTGAGAACCCGTACTTTCGACGCAACATCGCCAATCGACTTTGGGCTCAAGTGATGGGCCGAGGCCTCGTGCATCCGGTCGACATGCATCATTCTTCGAATCCGCCGTCCAACCCGCAGTTGATGGACCTGCTGGCCGAAGAATTCGCCGCAATGAATTTCCAGGTCAAACCGTTCCTGCGTGAGTTGCTGCTTACCGAAATCTACCAGCGTTCGCACCGTATCGACGATTCCACAACAGTTCAGCAGGAAGCTCTGGCGGCTGCGATTCAGAAACTGGAACAGCAGCGCGAAGCGGCCAATGAAGAGTCTGCGAAGCTGGACGTTCAGGCAGAAGAAGCTCTTGAGCTTCTGGACGCGGCTATTGTCAAAGCAGAACCCGTCCGCGCTGCATGGGCGAAGGCTCGAGCGGCGGCGACAGCGGCGGCAACAAAGCGAGATGCGGCCGCCACAGCGCGGCAGGCCAAACAAGCGGCCCTCACTGCGAAGCAAAACGTCGCCAGCACTCTGGCAGACGCGTTGACGCAGGCTCAAGCGGCGGCTGAGCTACTCAAAGACACTGAGTCATTGGCCGGCCCGTTGGCTACACTGAAGTCTCGCGGTGACAAGGTGACCGCGGAAACCGTCAAGCTGCAGAAAGAACTGGATGCAGCAACCAAAGCGGAGACCGCCGCGGAAGCGGTTCTTGCTAAATCGAACGCAGCTGAAATCGCCGAACGGGAAAAGCTGACGCCACTGAAAGAGATAATGCGGCAGCATCGAGCCATCCTTGTGAAGTCATGGACCGCATCAGAACGCGCTTACGAACGCGTCGTTCATGCTGAAAAAGAGTCAGCGTTTGTTGAGAGCCTGCAGACGATTTCCGAAACAGCCAGGCAGCTTCCACTCACGGTGGCAAATGCAGAGAAAGCTCAGCAACAGAAGTTGGCCGCTTCAGAAGCCGCCAGCGCTGCCGAACAACAAATGGCCACGGTCAGAAAGACCATGGCCGACGCCGAAGCAACCGTTCAGACGACACAGCAGCACATGAAGCAATTGGCTGCTCAGCTTTCGCAACGTCAGCAGGCCAGCCAGGCTTTGTCAGAATCGCTCAGCAATCTGAATGCTGCGGCGGCCGCGTTGTCGGACGAATCGTTAAACGCTGTGGCTCAGACAATTGCTGCATCGTCGACGCGAACCGCTGCCATCATGGGCCAGACTCAGGCGGAAATCGACCAGACGAATCAGGAACTGGCCAATTCTGAAAAGCAGATCGAACAGCTGAAAGCCACGGCCGACACGCTGCAACAGCAGGCTGACGCAGCCGGGGAAAAGGCGGCTGACGCTGCCAAACAGCTTGATGAACTGAAGCAGCAACTGGCGGCCTTGCAGGCTCAAGCGGATGAATCACACACAGTGGTCACTGAAGGTGCGACCAATCAGTTTCACCAGGCGCCGATCGAATCGTTGTCGGCTGAGCAACTTGCGTGGAGCATTCTGCAGACAACCGGGCAGATCGATATTCACATCGCCGTCGAGCTGGCGAAGCAAAACAAAGCAAAGCCACTGACCGCCGAGCAGCAAAAGGATCCGGCTGTTGTTTCGCAGCGGCACGCTGAGGCGAAGGCTGCCGCGTTTAAAATGCTGCAGGCCACGGTTACCAGCTTCGTCGCGTTGTTTGCTGCGGAAGCTGGGCAGCCACAGGACGATTTCTTTGCCACGGTCGATCAGGCTTTGTACTTCGCCAACGGAGGCCCCGTTCGTTCATGGTTGAATCCGTCGGGTAACAACCTGACCGGACGATTGATGAAGCTGGGAACTCCGGCCGAACTTGCGGAAGAACTTTACCTCGCCACGCTGGTCCGCAAGCCGACGACAGAAGAAATTGACGACATCGCCAACTACCTTGCGGCTCGTGGAGACGCGAAGAAGGAAGCGGTTCAGGAACTGGCATGGGGGTTGATCACCTCGGCCGAATTTCGTTTTCAGTATTAA
- a CDS encoding DUF1501 domain-containing protein, whose amino-acid sequence MSEQTHVYDDQHNRRAFLRRGSLGIGSLATAWLLNQDAAKAKPPMVGVEQHNFDLLPKQPPLEPTAKAMISLFQHGGPSHMDLTDPKPELTKYDGTEYKGDIVYSFVNAASKKLLGTRWKFRPHGDCGTEFSELLPHTGSIADDLCLIRSMHTGANGHEVSIRYFHGGIPAVLGRPHYASWLLYGLGSETQNLPSYMVLTDPGGHPVDGVNNWSSGFMPQLFQGTVLRPKEPRILNLEAPPYLQGTPQRQNLDLLQTLNRKHAERFPTEADLEARIASYELAARMQTAAQEALDISKETQATQELYGINEDATREYGTRCLIARRLVERGVRFVQLFLAGQPWDNHSNLVSALPSICHKTDKPAAGLVKDLKQRGMLDETIVHWGGEIGRLPVTQDQGGAAKHGRDHNGQGFSIWFAGGGFKPGMAYGATDEFGHKAVENTVTPNDYQATLFRLFGLDYNELVYHHNGQKQLVTAGRSAKVVDAILR is encoded by the coding sequence ATGTCCGAACAAACACACGTCTACGATGATCAACATAACCGTCGAGCATTCCTGCGCCGCGGTTCGCTGGGAATAGGTAGCCTCGCGACCGCGTGGCTGCTTAATCAGGACGCAGCGAAGGCCAAGCCGCCGATGGTTGGCGTCGAACAGCATAACTTCGACCTGCTGCCGAAACAGCCACCGCTGGAGCCCACGGCCAAGGCCATGATCTCGCTGTTCCAGCACGGCGGTCCCTCGCACATGGACCTGACCGATCCCAAACCGGAACTCACCAAATACGACGGGACAGAATACAAAGGCGACATCGTCTACAGCTTCGTCAACGCCGCCAGCAAAAAGCTGCTCGGCACACGCTGGAAGTTTCGACCTCACGGCGACTGCGGCACAGAATTTTCCGAACTGTTGCCTCACACCGGCAGCATCGCCGACGACCTCTGCCTGATCCGCAGCATGCACACTGGAGCCAACGGGCACGAGGTTTCTATTCGCTACTTTCATGGCGGCATCCCCGCCGTTCTTGGCCGACCACACTATGCATCGTGGCTGCTTTACGGGCTGGGTTCAGAAACTCAGAACCTGCCGTCGTACATGGTCCTGACGGATCCCGGCGGTCACCCCGTCGACGGCGTTAACAACTGGTCCAGCGGCTTCATGCCTCAGTTATTTCAGGGCACGGTACTGAGGCCCAAAGAACCTCGCATCTTAAACCTGGAAGCCCCACCGTATCTGCAGGGAACTCCACAAAGACAGAACCTCGACCTGCTGCAGACGTTGAACCGAAAGCACGCCGAACGCTTTCCCACCGAAGCCGACCTCGAAGCACGCATCGCCAGCTACGAACTCGCTGCCCGCATGCAAACGGCCGCACAGGAGGCGTTGGACATCAGTAAAGAAACTCAGGCGACGCAGGAACTGTACGGTATCAACGAAGACGCCACTCGAGAATACGGCACGCGATGTCTGATTGCTCGCCGACTGGTCGAACGAGGCGTGCGGTTCGTGCAGCTGTTTTTGGCTGGCCAGCCGTGGGACAATCACAGCAATCTGGTGTCCGCGTTGCCGTCCATCTGCCACAAAACAGATAAGCCGGCGGCGGGCCTGGTAAAGGACCTGAAGCAGCGAGGCATGCTGGACGAAACCATCGTTCACTGGGGTGGAGAAATCGGCCGACTGCCGGTGACTCAGGATCAGGGCGGGGCGGCCAAGCATGGTCGAGACCACAACGGGCAGGGATTCAGCATCTGGTTCGCCGGCGGCGGCTTCAAGCCCGGCATGGCCTACGGAGCGACCGACGAGTTCGGTCACAAAGCCGTCGAAAACACCGTCACCCCCAACGACTACCAGGCAACCCTGTTCCGACTGTTCGGCCTCGACTACAACGAACTGGTCTACCACCACAACGGCCAAAAACAGCTCGTCACCGCCGGCCGTTCCGCGAAAGTCGTCGACGCGATCCTGCGTTAA
- a CDS encoding PSD1 and planctomycete cytochrome C domain-containing protein, translating to MLRRSPLQAVSQSLLLFAVLQASALAANEPLTFEKHIRPIFRAHCFDCHGATDEMKGGLDLRLVRFMQRGGESGAAIEPGHPDDSYLIDRLRNGEMPPGEGRVPEEEIAILERWIAEGAQTARPEPESIGPGLGITPEERSFWSFQPIQRPEIPAAESFGTAADIRTPIDALVLKSMPDGIGFSPDADRRTLVTRAYFDLIGLPPSPEEMAAALQDTEADWYGRLLTSLLNSPHYGERWGRHWLDIAGYADSEGYTTQDAERPWAWKYRDWVIRSLNDDKPFDQFITEQLAGDELAGPISGDLTEQQIDLLTATGFLRMAADGTGSGADNAESRNQVMADTLKIVGTSLLGLSVQCAQCHDHRYDPIPHTDYFALRAIFEPALDWQAWKNPNSRRISLYTKADRERAAELEAQTKSISTERAAKLAEFMKQALETELKRFAEPLRSELRTAYETPNDKKTDEQKTLLDRNPSVKITPGNLYQYIPDSRPELAKFDQKINEIRAKKPPEEFLRALVEPPNHVPETKLFFRGDHQQPKQTILPAGLSITAAEGEQQELPVNDDERPTTGRRLAFARWLTSGKHPLLARVIVNRVWLHHFGKGLVETPADFGKLGVQPSNPELLDYLADEFMQQGWSLKKLHRLIMASTVWRQTAETGSDPASMQASAYEFTHRRLVRLDAETIRDRMLAASGQLDRQLYGRPIAIKEDETGQVIVNGDQKRRSMYIQARRSRPVAMLQTFDAPVMQTNCEVRPVSTVATQSLMLMNGEFTLSQAALLAERAAKEAAPVDAKLLASLPKITTPATNWSYGFGDYDEATDRTGSFTKLAHFVEGRWQAGTTVPDSTLGYVFLTAAGGHPDVPGRATIRRWTSPTDGTVSVTGTLGHASENGNGVRGRIVSSTSGKAGEWLAFHNSTETPVKEITVAAGDTIDFITGSNGSHTSDGFSWAITITLKSDGQPVRTIVAAEEFEGPTDNPDAIPGQIARIWQLAFCRPPTNDEFQLAATFVNNQIQTLHDNNAKLPDGRSTVRQAMTSLCQSLFGSNEFLYVE from the coding sequence ATGTTACGTCGATCGCCGCTTCAGGCCGTTAGCCAGTCGTTGTTGCTGTTTGCGGTTTTGCAGGCATCTGCATTGGCTGCCAATGAACCGCTGACGTTTGAAAAACATATCCGGCCCATCTTTCGAGCTCACTGCTTTGACTGCCACGGAGCCACCGATGAGATGAAGGGCGGCCTCGACCTGCGCCTCGTTCGGTTCATGCAGCGCGGTGGCGAGAGTGGAGCAGCGATTGAACCCGGTCATCCGGACGACAGCTACCTGATCGACCGCCTGCGCAATGGCGAAATGCCGCCCGGCGAAGGTCGTGTTCCGGAAGAAGAAATCGCGATTCTGGAACGGTGGATCGCGGAAGGAGCCCAGACGGCTCGGCCAGAACCAGAATCGATCGGGCCGGGGCTGGGGATCACGCCGGAAGAACGCAGCTTCTGGTCGTTCCAGCCGATCCAGCGTCCCGAAATCCCAGCAGCCGAATCCTTCGGCACAGCCGCCGATATTCGCACGCCGATCGATGCACTGGTCCTGAAGTCGATGCCTGACGGAATTGGTTTCTCACCGGACGCTGATCGTCGCACGTTGGTTACCCGAGCGTACTTCGACCTCATCGGCCTGCCACCTTCGCCAGAAGAGATGGCAGCGGCATTGCAGGATACCGAGGCCGATTGGTACGGCAGGCTGTTGACGTCGCTTCTAAATTCGCCGCATTACGGTGAACGCTGGGGGCGGCATTGGCTGGACATCGCGGGCTATGCAGATTCGGAAGGCTACACCACCCAGGATGCCGAACGGCCGTGGGCATGGAAGTACCGCGACTGGGTGATTCGATCACTTAACGATGACAAACCGTTCGATCAGTTCATCACCGAACAGCTCGCCGGAGACGAGCTGGCTGGCCCAATCAGCGGCGACCTCACCGAACAACAGATCGACCTTCTGACCGCAACCGGCTTCCTTCGCATGGCGGCCGACGGCACAGGCAGCGGAGCGGACAATGCCGAATCTCGCAATCAGGTGATGGCCGACACGCTCAAGATTGTCGGCACGTCACTACTAGGACTCAGCGTGCAGTGTGCTCAGTGCCACGACCATCGCTACGATCCAATCCCGCACACAGATTACTTTGCACTGCGAGCCATCTTCGAACCGGCCCTGGACTGGCAGGCGTGGAAGAACCCGAATTCGCGCCGAATTTCGCTGTATACGAAAGCCGACCGCGAGCGAGCGGCGGAACTGGAGGCTCAAACAAAGTCCATTTCGACAGAACGAGCCGCAAAGCTTGCGGAGTTTATGAAGCAGGCGTTGGAAACTGAGCTGAAGAGATTCGCTGAGCCGCTGCGGTCGGAACTTCGCACCGCTTACGAAACGCCCAACGACAAAAAGACCGACGAACAAAAAACACTGCTCGACCGCAATCCCAGCGTGAAAATCACGCCCGGAAATTTGTATCAGTACATCCCGGATTCGCGACCGGAACTCGCGAAGTTCGACCAGAAGATCAATGAAATTCGAGCGAAGAAGCCGCCGGAAGAATTTCTGCGAGCACTGGTTGAGCCGCCCAATCATGTGCCGGAAACAAAGCTGTTTTTTCGAGGCGACCATCAACAGCCGAAGCAAACAATTCTGCCCGCGGGCTTAAGCATCACAGCAGCAGAAGGCGAACAACAGGAACTGCCCGTCAACGATGACGAACGTCCCACCACCGGCCGCCGACTGGCGTTTGCAAGATGGCTGACAAGTGGGAAGCACCCGTTGCTGGCGCGAGTCATCGTGAACCGTGTTTGGCTACATCATTTTGGCAAAGGGCTTGTCGAAACGCCTGCCGACTTCGGTAAGCTGGGCGTTCAGCCGAGCAATCCTGAGCTACTGGATTACCTGGCTGACGAATTCATGCAGCAAGGCTGGAGTCTGAAAAAACTGCATCGCCTGATCATGGCGTCCACCGTCTGGCGGCAGACGGCAGAAACCGGCAGTGACCCCGCGTCAATGCAGGCATCAGCGTATGAATTTACTCACCGCCGCCTGGTGCGTCTTGATGCCGAAACCATTCGCGACCGCATGCTGGCAGCATCAGGCCAGCTTGACCGGCAGCTGTATGGCCGCCCCATCGCGATTAAAGAAGATGAAACAGGGCAGGTCATCGTCAACGGAGATCAGAAGCGTCGCAGCATGTACATTCAGGCTCGCCGAAGTCGCCCCGTCGCCATGCTGCAAACCTTCGACGCACCGGTGATGCAAACCAACTGCGAAGTCCGGCCGGTGTCGACAGTGGCCACACAATCGCTGATGCTGATGAACGGTGAATTCACCTTGTCGCAGGCAGCATTACTGGCAGAACGAGCAGCCAAAGAGGCCGCCCCGGTCGACGCTAAGCTGCTCGCTTCACTTCCGAAAATCACGACTCCGGCGACCAACTGGAGCTACGGTTTCGGCGACTATGATGAGGCAACCGATCGTACTGGCAGCTTCACCAAGCTGGCTCACTTTGTGGAAGGTCGTTGGCAGGCGGGTACAACAGTGCCAGACTCAACGCTCGGCTACGTGTTCCTAACGGCCGCTGGAGGACACCCGGACGTCCCTGGTCGAGCCACCATTCGTCGCTGGACTTCGCCAACAGATGGCACGGTATCGGTGACCGGCACGTTGGGCCACGCCTCAGAAAACGGCAACGGAGTCCGCGGGCGAATCGTTTCCAGCACGTCCGGTAAAGCGGGCGAGTGGTTGGCCTTTCATAATTCAACGGAAACGCCTGTCAAAGAAATCACCGTTGCGGCGGGCGACACAATTGACTTCATCACAGGCAGCAATGGCAGCCACACGTCTGATGGGTTTTCATGGGCGATCACAATCACGTTGAAATCGGACGGCCAGCCAGTTCGCACCATCGTCGCCGCCGAAGAATTTGAAGGACCGACCGATAACCCAGACGCGATTCCCGGCCAGATTGCGAGAATCTGGCAACTCGCCTTTTGCCGCCCACCAACTAACGACGAATTTCAACTCGCGGCGACGTTTGTCAACAACCAAATCCAAACGCTACACGACAACAATGCGAAGCTGCCCGACGGACGAAGCACCGTGCGGCAAGCGATGACCAGCCTCTGTCAGTCGCTGTTTGGTTCGAATGAATTCCTGTACGTGGAATAA